A genomic region of Barnesiella viscericola DSM 18177 contains the following coding sequences:
- a CDS encoding site-specific integrase produces the protein MRSTFKTIFYVNGSKEKNGIVPIMGRVTINGTIAQFSCKQSISKELWDAKGNKAKGKSREAMAVNYALDNIKAQITKHYQRLSDREAFVTAEMVRNAYQGIGTEYETLLRAFDKENEAFAKRVGKDRSINTYNKHLIVRKYVAEFIKKQYKRADMAMNELTEDFIRDFCLYLRNEVGLAQSSVWIYSTPLKHIVTTAHYHGKIPRNPFALYHVDPDYKEREYLTEKELRIISTVKLDTLNDEFARDLFIFGCWTGISFIDIKNLTTDNLVEMNGAKWIVSKRQKTGVPFRIKLMDIPMQIIKRYEPFRTDKRLFNMGAYSSINKRIKEVAKKCGIEKRISFHCFRHHLLSYSLKISSLYEYLYKIGNDLETSKVL, from the coding sequence ATGAGGAGTACATTCAAGACCATTTTTTATGTAAACGGAAGCAAGGAGAAGAACGGAATTGTCCCCATCATGGGACGGGTTACAATCAACGGGACTATCGCGCAGTTCAGTTGCAAACAAAGCATCTCAAAGGAACTTTGGGATGCCAAGGGCAACAAGGCCAAGGGAAAGAGCCGCGAGGCAATGGCTGTAAATTATGCCCTTGACAACATCAAGGCACAGATAACGAAGCATTACCAGCGGCTTTCCGACCGTGAGGCGTTTGTCACGGCAGAAATGGTACGTAACGCCTACCAAGGCATCGGCACGGAGTACGAAACATTGTTGCGTGCCTTTGACAAGGAGAACGAGGCTTTTGCCAAACGGGTGGGTAAAGACCGCTCCATCAACACCTACAACAAACATCTTATTGTCCGCAAATATGTTGCAGAGTTCATAAAGAAACAATACAAACGTGCGGACATGGCGATGAACGAATTGACGGAGGACTTCATCCGTGACTTCTGTCTGTACCTGCGAAACGAGGTCGGGCTGGCGCAATCGTCCGTGTGGATATACTCCACACCGTTGAAGCACATTGTCACAACGGCACACTATCACGGCAAGATACCGAGAAATCCGTTTGCGCTGTACCATGTTGACCCTGACTATAAGGAACGCGAGTATCTGACAGAAAAGGAGCTGCGGATTATTAGCACTGTAAAATTGGATACTCTCAACGATGAGTTTGCCCGTGACCTTTTCATCTTCGGGTGTTGGACGGGTATCTCGTTCATTGATATAAAGAACCTTACGACAGACAATCTTGTGGAAATGAACGGAGCCAAGTGGATTGTGTCAAAACGCCAAAAGACAGGCGTACCGTTCCGTATCAAACTAATGGACATCCCAATGCAGATAATCAAGCGTTATGAGCCGTTCAGAACTGACAAACGGCTGTTCAATATGGGTGCATACTCGTCTATAAACAAGCGCATTAAGGAGGTGGCGAAGAAATGCGGAATAGAAAAGCGGATTTCATTCCACTGCTTTAGGCATCATCTTTTATCCTATTCGCTGAAAATAAGCAGTTTATACGAATACCTTTATAAAATAGGTAACGATTTGGAAACGAGCAAAGTTCTGTAA